The Exiguobacterium mexicanum genome includes a window with the following:
- a CDS encoding nucleobase:cation symporter-2 family protein encodes MNTFKTASLGFQHLLTMYTGAAIVPLIVGGAIGLGPTELAYLVAIDLFMCGVATLLQVWTTRFTGVGLPVVLGCTFTAVGPMIAIGSSSGITAIYGALIASGIIVILISGFVGKLARFFPPVVLGSVVTIIGLSLIPVAVNDIGGGMPGEPGFASMQNLALGGLTIGLILVLNRIGTVFTRAAAVLFAVLIGTGVAAFLGLVDFSPVREAGWFQMVQPFYFGMPTFDVSAILVMTLVAIISMIESTGVFLALSDITKKPIGSNELTKGYRAEGVATILGGIFNSFPYTTFSQNVGLVQLSGVKSRRVIFWTSGLLILLGFLPKVATFTTLIPKPVLGGAMLVMFGTVAASGIRILSQVDFAKNENLITIALSIGVGLGITANPAIVANMPEAVQLFTDSAIVAGSFTALLLNGFFRLVDRFRPVEVVAENRQVS; translated from the coding sequence ATGAACACGTTCAAGACAGCCAGTCTCGGATTCCAACACTTACTTACCATGTACACGGGCGCGGCGATCGTCCCGCTCATCGTCGGCGGTGCTATCGGTCTCGGACCGACTGAACTCGCTTACCTCGTCGCAATCGATTTGTTCATGTGCGGTGTAGCCACGCTGTTGCAAGTATGGACGACTCGTTTCACCGGTGTTGGTCTGCCAGTCGTACTTGGTTGTACGTTCACCGCGGTCGGACCGATGATCGCCATCGGCAGCTCGAGCGGCATCACCGCCATCTATGGGGCACTCATCGCGAGCGGGATCATCGTTATTTTGATTTCAGGTTTTGTCGGGAAACTGGCCCGTTTCTTCCCGCCAGTCGTGCTCGGCTCGGTCGTGACGATTATCGGTCTCTCGCTCATCCCAGTCGCTGTCAATGACATCGGTGGCGGGATGCCGGGTGAGCCTGGCTTCGCTTCGATGCAAAACTTGGCGCTCGGTGGCTTGACCATCGGTTTGATTCTCGTCTTGAACCGAATCGGTACCGTGTTCACGCGCGCGGCCGCTGTCTTGTTTGCGGTCTTGATCGGTACAGGGGTCGCCGCGTTCCTCGGTCTCGTCGACTTCAGCCCGGTCCGTGAGGCCGGTTGGTTCCAAATGGTACAACCGTTCTACTTCGGGATGCCGACGTTTGACGTCTCGGCCATCCTCGTCATGACGCTCGTGGCCATCATCTCGATGATTGAATCGACCGGTGTCTTCTTAGCATTGAGCGATATCACGAAAAAACCGATTGGCTCGAACGAGTTGACGAAAGGGTATCGGGCCGAGGGTGTGGCAACGATTCTCGGTGGGATTTTCAACAGCTTCCCATACACGACGTTCAGTCAAAACGTCGGCCTCGTCCAATTGTCAGGCGTCAAATCGCGCCGTGTCATCTTCTGGACGAGCGGTCTGTTGATTTTGCTCGGCTTCTTGCCGAAAGTCGCGACGTTCACGACATTGATCCCGAAACCGGTGCTCGGTGGGGCGATGCTCGTCATGTTCGGTACGGTCGCCGCTTCAGGGATTCGAATCTTGAGCCAAGTCGATTTTGCGAAAAATGAGAACTTGATTACAATCGCCTTGTCGATCGGGGTCGGTCTCGGTATCACGGCCAACCCGGCCATCGTCGCGAACATGCCTGAGGCGGTTCAGTTGTTCACGGACAGCGCCATCGTCGCAGGATCGTTCACCGCCTTGTTGTTGAACGGGTTCTTCCGACTCGTCGACCGGTTCCGTCCGGTCGAGGTCGTTGCCGAGAACCGGCAAGTCAGCTAG
- a CDS encoding HesB/YadR/YfhF family protein, which yields MKINVTEEALQFFKDEMEVEAGQTVRLFAKYGGSTDLTHGFSVGVITEDIDNATVETEADGIRFVVAEQDEWLFQGQDVNVEIRGDEVVFVQA from the coding sequence ATGAAGATTAACGTGACAGAAGAAGCACTCCAATTTTTTAAAGATGAGATGGAGGTCGAGGCAGGCCAGACGGTGCGTTTATTCGCTAAATATGGGGGTTCGACCGATTTGACGCACGGTTTCTCAGTGGGGGTCATCACAGAAGATATCGACAACGCGACGGTCGAAACGGAAGCGGACGGGATTCGCTTCGTCGTGGCTGAACAGGATGAATGGTTGTTCCAAGGACAAGACGTCAACGTCGAGATTCGTGGCGACGAGGTCGTCTTCGTTCAAGCGTGA
- a CDS encoding ABC-F family ATP-binding cassette domain-containing protein has protein sequence MSILTVQNLSHGFGDRAILNDVSFRLLKGEHIGLIGANGEGKSTFMNIITRKLQPDEGKIEWAKNVRVGYLDQHAVLERGMTIRDVLKSAFQYLIDTETRIGELYMEMGDATPEQMDDMLAEVGELQEMLDSNDFYIIDAKVEEVARGLGILDVGLDRDVTDLSGGQRTKVLLAKLLLEKPDILLLDEPTNYLDEAHIEWLKRYLQNYDNAFILISHDIPFLNSVINLVYHMENQDLSRYVGDYDKFMEVYEMKRSQLESAYKRQQAEIADLKDFVARNKARVSTRNMAMSRQKKLDKMDVIELSAERPKPEFRFLQARTSGRLIFDAKNLVIGYDEPLSRPLDLQMERGQKIALVGANGIGKTTLLKSLLGMINPLEGTVERGEFLEIGYFEQEAAVSNNTCIEEIWSEFPSLNQQQVRAMLAKCGLMTKHIESKIAVLSGGEKAKVRLCKLQNNESNLLLLDEPTNHLDVDAKEELKRALKEYKGSILLISHEPEFYQDIVTDVWNCESWTTKVF, from the coding sequence ATGAGTATATTAACAGTACAAAACTTGAGCCACGGTTTCGGTGACCGCGCCATTTTGAACGACGTGTCTTTCCGTCTATTGAAAGGCGAACACATCGGCCTCATCGGAGCGAACGGTGAAGGAAAATCAACGTTCATGAACATCATCACGCGTAAGCTCCAACCGGACGAAGGCAAAATCGAATGGGCGAAAAACGTCCGTGTCGGTTACCTCGACCAGCACGCTGTCCTCGAGCGTGGGATGACGATTCGGGACGTGTTGAAGAGCGCGTTCCAATACTTGATTGATACGGAGACACGAATCGGTGAGCTCTATATGGAAATGGGCGATGCGACACCTGAACAGATGGACGACATGCTCGCTGAAGTCGGCGAACTGCAGGAAATGCTCGATTCGAACGACTTCTATATCATCGACGCAAAAGTCGAGGAAGTCGCTCGCGGTCTCGGTATTTTAGATGTCGGACTCGACCGTGACGTCACGGACCTCTCAGGTGGTCAGCGGACGAAAGTATTGCTCGCGAAATTGCTTCTCGAGAAGCCGGACATCCTCCTCCTCGATGAGCCGACCAACTATTTGGACGAGGCCCACATCGAGTGGTTGAAGCGTTATCTCCAGAACTACGACAACGCCTTCATCTTGATTTCGCACGATATTCCGTTCTTAAACAGCGTCATCAACTTGGTCTACCATATGGAGAACCAAGACTTGTCACGCTATGTCGGGGACTACGACAAGTTCATGGAAGTGTACGAGATGAAACGCTCGCAGCTTGAATCGGCTTATAAACGCCAGCAGGCTGAAATCGCCGACTTGAAAGACTTCGTCGCCCGCAACAAGGCACGCGTCTCGACGCGGAACATGGCGATGTCACGCCAGAAGAAACTCGATAAAATGGACGTCATCGAATTGAGTGCGGAACGTCCGAAACCAGAATTCCGGTTCTTGCAGGCACGCACGTCAGGTCGTCTCATCTTTGACGCCAAAAATCTCGTCATCGGTTATGACGAGCCGCTCTCACGCCCGCTCGACCTCCAAATGGAGCGCGGTCAGAAGATCGCCCTCGTCGGTGCGAACGGGATCGGGAAAACGACGCTGTTGAAGAGTCTTCTTGGCATGATCAACCCGCTTGAAGGAACCGTCGAACGCGGTGAGTTCTTGGAGATCGGGTACTTCGAACAAGAAGCGGCCGTCAGCAACAACACGTGTATCGAAGAGATTTGGAGCGAATTCCCGTCCCTCAACCAGCAACAAGTCCGCGCCATGCTCGCGAAATGCGGTCTCATGACGAAGCATATCGAGAGTAAAATCGCGGTCCTCAGTGGTGGAGAGAAGGCGAAGGTCCGTCTCTGTAAGCTCCAAAACAACGAATCGAACTTGCTCCTCCTCGATGAGCCGACGAACCACTTGGACGTCGATGCGAAGGAAGAGTTGAAGCGCGCGTTGAAGGAATATAAAGGCAGTATCCTACTCATCAGCCACGAACCGGAGTTCTATCAAGACATCGTCACCGACGTCTGGAACTGTGAATCGTGGACGACGAAAGTATTCTAA
- a CDS encoding manganese-dependent inorganic pyrophosphatase — protein sequence MSTVLVFGHKNPDTDTICSALAYAELKKKLGMDAEAIRLGEVNGETQYALDHFRVKAPRLVERVSDEVNSVILVDHNEFQQSAEDIADVRILEVVDHHRIANFQTADALYYRAEPVGCTATILLKLYKEHGVEIAPDMAGLMLSAIISDSLLFKSPTCTDEDIKAAKELAAISGTDIETYGLEMLKAGADLSQKTIPELISLDAKEFAMGDYRIEIAQVNTVDANDVLSRKAEVEAAMAVKMLDKELDLFVFAITNILTNDSETLVVGKKTDLFEQAFNVKLVEGLATLPGVVSRKKQIVPVLTAAATN from the coding sequence ATGAGTACAGTACTAGTCTTTGGACATAAAAATCCAGATACGGATACGATTTGTTCGGCGCTCGCTTACGCGGAGCTCAAGAAAAAGTTAGGGATGGACGCTGAGGCAATCCGTCTCGGTGAAGTGAACGGGGAGACGCAATATGCGCTCGACCACTTCCGCGTCAAGGCACCACGCCTCGTGGAACGCGTATCAGACGAAGTGAATTCGGTCATTTTGGTCGACCATAACGAGTTCCAACAAAGCGCGGAAGACATCGCGGACGTACGCATCCTTGAAGTCGTCGATCACCACCGCATCGCCAACTTTCAAACAGCGGATGCCCTCTACTATCGGGCGGAGCCTGTCGGATGCACGGCGACGATTTTGCTCAAACTCTATAAAGAGCACGGTGTCGAAATCGCGCCTGACATGGCAGGATTGATGCTATCGGCGATCATCTCGGACTCGCTCTTGTTCAAGTCACCGACATGCACGGACGAGGACATCAAAGCGGCAAAAGAACTCGCAGCTATCTCTGGTACAGATATCGAGACATACGGTCTCGAGATGTTGAAAGCCGGAGCGGACCTTAGCCAAAAGACGATCCCAGAACTTATCTCACTCGACGCGAAAGAGTTTGCGATGGGCGACTACCGCATCGAGATTGCTCAAGTGAACACGGTCGACGCGAACGATGTATTGAGCCGTAAAGCTGAAGTCGAAGCGGCAATGGCCGTGAAGATGTTAGACAAAGAACTCGATTTGTTTGTCTTCGCCATCACGAACATCTTGACGAACGATTCAGAGACACTCGTTGTGGGTAAGAAGACTGATCTATTCGAACAGGCGTTCAACGTCAAATTGGTGGAGGGTCTCGCGACACTTCCTGGCGTCGTCTCACGTAAAAAACAAATTGTGCCTGTGCTCACAGCAGCGGCGACGAACTAA
- a CDS encoding xanthine phosphoribosyltransferase, which produces MKQLEDKIRDEGQALSEHVLKVDAFLNHQVDPVLMQAIGREFADRFRDAGIDRIVTLESSGIAPAMMTALEMNIPFVFARKRKSLTLQDDLVEADVYSFTKQETNRISLSRRFVQPGERVLVIDDFLANGEAALGLTQLVESAGAVVAGVGIVIEKSFQPGRDKLLERGYQVESLARIAKLEAGEISFMEVVR; this is translated from the coding sequence ATGAAGCAGTTAGAAGACAAAATCAGAGATGAAGGGCAAGCGTTGTCCGAGCACGTATTGAAAGTCGATGCCTTCTTGAACCATCAAGTCGATCCTGTCTTGATGCAGGCGATCGGTCGTGAGTTCGCGGATCGGTTCCGTGACGCGGGAATCGATCGTATCGTCACATTGGAATCGAGCGGAATCGCTCCGGCCATGATGACGGCGCTCGAGATGAACATTCCGTTCGTCTTCGCCCGTAAACGCAAATCACTCACACTTCAAGATGATCTCGTCGAAGCGGACGTTTACTCGTTCACGAAACAAGAGACGAACCGCATCAGTTTGAGCCGTCGCTTCGTCCAACCTGGGGAGCGCGTGCTCGTCATCGACGATTTCCTCGCTAACGGGGAAGCGGCACTCGGTTTGACGCAACTCGTCGAATCGGCCGGTGCGGTCGTCGCCGGTGTCGGGATCGTCATCGAGAAATCATTCCAGCCGGGACGGGACAAGTTGCTCGAGCGAGGCTATCAGGTCGAGTCACTCGCTCGGATCGCCAAGCTTGAAGCAGGTGAGATTTCCTTCATGGAGGTAGTCCGATGA
- a CDS encoding NAD(P)-dependent oxidoreductase: MKLFVLGATGRTGHQFVDQAIEHGHHVTAFVREQKKLIPTPQLEIIEGDVTDSAALTDALAGHDAVISCLGTDLSDPDFLARVTDALVPALKANDVTRVVYLASAGIDKEIPGIAGTVVTFMLRKPLRDHRAAVDLWRNSSFDYTIVRPMQLTDGPRTSVYRTSVDSIPDNGKQISRADVAQFMLNAVEDQLFIRQSVGLAY, translated from the coding sequence ATGAAGCTATTCGTATTAGGGGCCACTGGCCGGACCGGTCATCAGTTTGTCGACCAGGCCATCGAGCATGGCCACCATGTGACCGCCTTCGTGCGGGAACAAAAAAAATTGATTCCGACTCCGCAACTTGAAATCATCGAAGGCGACGTCACAGACAGCGCCGCTTTGACAGACGCCCTCGCTGGTCATGACGCTGTCATCAGCTGTCTCGGAACCGACTTGAGCGATCCAGACTTCCTGGCCCGCGTCACCGACGCACTCGTCCCGGCGCTGAAAGCAAATGACGTCACTCGGGTCGTCTACCTCGCCTCGGCTGGAATCGACAAAGAGATTCCGGGCATCGCTGGTACGGTGGTGACGTTCATGCTTCGGAAGCCGCTCCGTGATCACCGGGCCGCGGTCGATTTGTGGCGCAACTCGTCGTTCGATTACACAATCGTGCGGCCGATGCAACTGACGGACGGTCCCCGGACCTCGGTGTATCGCACGTCCGTCGACAGCATCCCAGACAACGGCAAACAAATCTCGCGAGCCGATGTCGCCCAGTTCATGTTGAACGCCGTCGAAGACCAGCTCTTCATCCGCCAATCGGTCGGACTGGCGTACTAA
- a CDS encoding NAD(P)H-binding protein encodes MGKTALVVGATGLIGRELVEQLLEQERYDQVWIVVRRSKRWSHPKLHEVVGFEGMDEVLPHIDDVYCALGTTIAVAGSRQAFKHVDLDLPLEVARVAKRHGATRYAVVSAQGASLRSPFFYNRVKGELENGLKVFGFEHLIIARPSLLLGERDEFRLGEKAAEVVSRPLQPLLLDKLPDAAPIQALHVARALIMAAEEGQGIEVLTSGMMQRMSQ; translated from the coding sequence ATGGGGAAAACTGCACTTGTCGTTGGCGCCACCGGTTTGATTGGACGCGAACTCGTCGAACAGTTGCTCGAACAAGAACGATATGATCAAGTCTGGATTGTCGTCCGTCGCTCGAAGCGCTGGAGTCACCCGAAACTGCACGAGGTCGTCGGATTTGAAGGAATGGACGAGGTGTTGCCGCATATTGATGACGTCTACTGCGCACTCGGAACGACGATCGCTGTCGCCGGTTCGCGTCAGGCATTCAAACATGTCGATCTCGACTTGCCGCTCGAAGTGGCACGGGTCGCGAAACGACACGGAGCGACACGTTATGCTGTCGTATCGGCGCAAGGCGCGTCACTTCGGTCACCGTTCTTCTACAACCGGGTGAAAGGGGAGCTCGAGAACGGACTCAAAGTGTTCGGCTTCGAACACTTGATTATCGCCCGGCCATCGCTCCTCCTTGGGGAGCGGGATGAGTTCCGACTCGGCGAAAAAGCGGCCGAAGTCGTCAGCCGTCCGCTCCAACCGTTGTTGCTCGATAAACTACCGGATGCAGCGCCGATTCAAGCGCTCCACGTGGCCCGCGCCTTGATTATGGCCGCGGAAGAAGGACAGGGCATCGAAGTATTGACGTCAGGTATGATGCAGAGGATGAGCCAATGA
- a CDS encoding DUF418 domain-containing protein translates to MAGPIQVNERIVLYDIIRGFALCGIFLVNIPTMLGSDWISGGADYTGSDLLVRTLFDLFVQTKFYTIFSLLFGIGFSIFLERSYARGDSVGRYIRRIAILFLFGLVHLAIWSGDILHTYAMWGLLLPLFYGLSNRAILTWAWSLLIGSFLLFYVSSMYLEVWLGFRFVGDPFPAVFNSGFGPWFDYRLDEEIFDMFQNSFFVGVEILSLFLFGLYIGRERKLLTWSIRGLTRTAIICALVALPFFAVIVWHHYGGGAAYTATNSAAVLVSGKLLATAYVCLFTIAVRNGRAFRPLQALGRMALTNYLTHTLVVVLPVIALGYYGRLSLTEGLFLSIAILIAQAFFSMWWLKSHRYGPFEKLWRIGTYGRQKQAS, encoded by the coding sequence ATGGCTGGCCCGATTCAAGTAAACGAACGCATCGTTCTGTATGACATCATTCGAGGGTTTGCCCTGTGTGGCATCTTCCTCGTCAATATCCCCACGATGCTCGGGAGCGACTGGATTTCCGGTGGCGCCGACTATACGGGGAGCGATTTACTCGTCCGGACGCTGTTCGATTTGTTCGTCCAGACAAAGTTTTATACGATCTTCTCGCTCTTGTTCGGGATCGGCTTCTCGATTTTCCTTGAGCGCTCGTATGCGCGTGGGGACTCGGTCGGCCGCTACATCCGGCGCATCGCCATCTTGTTCCTATTCGGACTCGTTCACCTGGCCATCTGGTCGGGTGACATCTTACATACGTATGCGATGTGGGGCTTGTTGCTCCCTCTGTTTTATGGGCTGAGCAATCGCGCGATTTTGACATGGGCGTGGAGTTTGTTGATCGGGAGCTTTTTACTGTTCTATGTCTCATCCATGTACTTAGAGGTATGGCTCGGATTTAGGTTTGTTGGTGACCCCTTTCCGGCCGTCTTTAATTCCGGATTCGGTCCATGGTTCGACTATCGTTTAGACGAAGAGATTTTTGACATGTTCCAAAACTCCTTTTTTGTCGGAGTTGAAATTCTAAGCCTGTTCTTGTTCGGCCTGTATATTGGACGCGAACGGAAACTCCTCACGTGGAGCATCCGCGGATTGACGCGCACGGCCATCATCTGTGCGTTAGTCGCCCTTCCGTTCTTCGCAGTCATTGTTTGGCATCACTACGGTGGCGGTGCAGCCTATACCGCGACGAATTCTGCGGCCGTCCTCGTCTCTGGCAAACTGCTCGCGACGGCGTACGTCTGTCTGTTCACGATCGCCGTCCGTAACGGACGCGCATTCCGTCCGCTACAGGCGCTTGGCCGTATGGCGCTGACGAACTATTTGACGCACACGCTCGTCGTCGTCCTGCCGGTCATCGCCCTCGGCTACTACGGTCGCCTGTCGTTGACGGAAGGATTGTTCTTAAGTATCGCGATTTTGATTGCCCAAGCGTTCTTCTCAATGTGGTGGCTGAAATCGCATCGATACGGTCCGTTCGAGAAATTATGGCGCATCGGAACGTATGGACGACAAAAACAAGCATCTTAA